In one Arenibacter antarcticus genomic region, the following are encoded:
- a CDS encoding lmo0937 family membrane protein: MRELVWIIVVILVIGWLVGFTVFPDVGGIIHLLLVVAVILIVYKLVTGRKV; encoded by the coding sequence ATGAGAGAACTAGTATGGATTATCGTTGTAATTTTAGTAATTGGCTGGTTGGTTGGATTTACAGTATTCCCAGATGTGGGTGGTATTATACATCTATTATTGGTAGTCGCTGTAATATTGATCGTTTATAAACTGGTTACAGGAAGAAAAGTGTAA
- a CDS encoding BACON domain-containing protein, which yields MAQKNTKNPWKFIYLPFILLGLMYGCDIDLERTFSDNITPHRSEIIVPAEIEGSVSLGFTTSIDWEATSDVNWITIEDKFKTGKQGGNNIDILIEPNKTEEKREGKITISSLNGELSRTITIIQEAEPEDVSTIQTLFHVKENGDGSGRSWKRAINLQSALDLAIAGDTIYLAEGFYKPSKTITNGDSNDDRNKTFEISKNITIVGGFPSDAIKTSESDPSNYKTILSGKLAEGVNAYHTVVVSAPLVPGEEVNISALTIRDGASANKGKVDINNSSYDSWYGGGINIANAIVNLTDVTITENNNVGNDESSRAGGVMIKDDSRVTFNNCFITKNSVSSNHGGMRIDDSTVYMYNSEISYNSSNTSAGVYATGSSTELHLYNSVVKENMSAEYGGGLYIAWGSVAYIVNSLIINNINNHEGTKGGGALMLYKDNSTAYVISSTITGNKATYGGGVLGLSGDVYLNVYNSIISGNHSQEGDTEVYKASGSLINSSKSSVVDGKFYDSARVENPGAINIADILNSELLPIGSPVTDKGMSGSDLTSDTGMPTLSNDEYLSIDYHSNSRTQAIMGAIVGEK from the coding sequence ATGGCTCAAAAAAACACTAAAAATCCATGGAAATTTATTTATTTACCGTTTATCCTATTGGGATTGATGTATGGATGTGATATTGATTTGGAAAGAACTTTTAGTGATAATATAACACCACATCGCTCTGAAATTATCGTTCCAGCTGAGATAGAAGGCAGTGTGAGTTTAGGTTTTACTACCAGTATTGATTGGGAAGCAACCTCTGATGTAAATTGGATAACCATTGAAGATAAGTTTAAGACTGGCAAACAAGGTGGTAACAATATTGATATCCTAATTGAGCCGAACAAGACGGAGGAGAAAAGAGAAGGCAAAATAACTATATCTAGCCTCAATGGAGAACTTTCTAGAACGATAACAATTATTCAAGAAGCGGAGCCTGAAGATGTGTCTACCATTCAGACATTATTTCATGTGAAAGAAAACGGAGACGGGAGCGGTAGATCCTGGAAAAGAGCTATAAATCTTCAATCTGCGCTAGATCTTGCAATAGCTGGAGACACTATTTATTTAGCAGAGGGTTTTTATAAGCCCAGCAAAACGATCACAAATGGCGATTCAAATGATGATAGAAATAAGACTTTTGAAATATCTAAAAACATCACTATAGTGGGAGGGTTCCCTTCTGACGCCATAAAAACAAGTGAAAGTGATCCATCGAACTATAAAACTATTCTCTCAGGTAAATTAGCGGAAGGGGTAAATGCATATCATACCGTGGTGGTTTCAGCTCCTCTTGTACCAGGGGAAGAAGTCAATATCAGTGCGCTTACAATTCGAGATGGAGCTTCTGCAAATAAAGGTAAAGTTGACATCAATAATTCATCGTATGATAGTTGGTACGGAGGGGGAATTAATATCGCCAATGCGATTGTAAATTTAACTGACGTAACAATCACAGAAAATAATAATGTTGGTAATGATGAAAGTTCAAGAGCAGGAGGAGTTATGATTAAGGATGATTCTCGGGTGACTTTCAATAATTGTTTTATAACTAAGAATTCTGTTTCGAGTAATCATGGCGGAATGCGTATTGATGATTCAACGGTCTATATGTATAATTCTGAGATTTCTTATAATTCATCAAATACCTCGGCCGGCGTGTATGCAACTGGTAGTAGTACCGAACTTCATTTGTATAACTCTGTAGTAAAGGAGAATATGAGTGCTGAATATGGTGGAGGTTTATATATTGCATGGGGATCGGTAGCCTATATTGTTAATAGCCTGATCATTAACAACATTAATAATCACGAAGGAACTAAAGGTGGAGGCGCATTGATGTTGTATAAGGATAATTCAACGGCTTATGTAATTAGCAGCACCATTACTGGAAATAAAGCCACATATGGCGGTGGAGTATTGGGACTTTCAGGTGATGTATACCTAAATGTTTATAACAGCATAATTTCTGGGAACCATAGTCAGGAGGGTGATACAGAAGTATATAAAGCTTCCGGAAGTCTTATCAATTCCTCTAAGTCCTCTGTAGTTGATGGCAAGTTTTATGATAGTGCTAGGGTTGAAAACCCTGGTGCAATTAACATTGCTGATATCTTAAACTCAGAGCTACTCCCTATTGGTAGCCCAGTTACAGATAAAGGAATGAGCGGGAGCGATTTAACTTCCGATACTGGAATGCCGACTCTTTCGAACGATGAATACCTTAGCATTGATTATCATTCTAACAGTAGAACACAGGCTATAATGGGTGCCATAGTAGGTGAAAAATAG
- a CDS encoding endonuclease/exonuclease/phosphatase family protein: MNKKLNPTLFTLFFAFTLLVGCSSEKNTDQELAEDTSVNSQLNTTIRILSYNIHHCNPPGQEDFIDINSIAKTISDQQPDIVALQEVDVDTERSGKGNQAELIAKKLNMNYFFARAIDYGGGEYGVAILSKFPIKERRIHELPTKGNEEDRVLATAKIEIAPNTYILFGNTHLNVPKLSEDRMLQMNEIVNITKKIKDMDVIIAGDFNALPKSDVINHAEENFTNTCEICKPTAPAIKPTKIIDYIFYKANNSSITIEEYEVVNDSYSSDHRPVLAAINFQNLIKTGGN; the protein is encoded by the coding sequence ATGAACAAGAAATTAAATCCAACTCTATTTACCCTATTTTTTGCATTCACTCTATTGGTAGGATGCAGTTCTGAAAAAAATACGGATCAAGAGTTAGCTGAAGATACTTCGGTTAACTCACAATTGAATACAACCATTCGTATATTATCTTATAATATACATCATTGTAATCCTCCCGGACAAGAAGACTTTATAGATATAAACTCCATCGCAAAAACAATTTCGGATCAGCAACCAGACATTGTTGCTTTACAAGAGGTGGATGTAGATACAGAACGCTCTGGTAAAGGTAATCAAGCAGAACTGATAGCAAAAAAACTGAATATGAATTACTTCTTCGCCAGGGCGATTGACTATGGTGGCGGAGAGTATGGGGTAGCAATCCTATCCAAGTTTCCCATCAAGGAAAGAAGGATTCATGAGTTACCAACCAAAGGAAATGAAGAGGACCGAGTGTTGGCAACTGCTAAAATCGAAATTGCCCCAAACACTTATATTTTATTTGGGAACACTCATTTAAATGTACCAAAATTATCTGAAGATAGGATGCTTCAAATGAATGAAATAGTAAATATTACAAAGAAGATTAAGGATATGGATGTTATAATAGCCGGGGATTTCAATGCTCTTCCAAAATCGGATGTAATTAACCATGCAGAAGAAAATTTCACCAACACATGTGAAATTTGTAAACCAACTGCTCCAGCTATAAAACCAACCAAAATTATAGACTATATTTTTTACAAAGCCAATAATAGTAGTATAACAATAGAAGAATACGAAGTAGTTAATGATTCATACTCCTCTGATCATAGGCCCGTTTTAGCGGCGATTAATTTTCAGAATTTAATAAAGACGGGAGGTAATTAA
- a CDS encoding response regulator — protein MINNNLTVFLADDDQDDRSLFLEALVGLPFKTKIKIFDNGVDLMADLLDPNSSLPDILFLDLYMPLMTGEECLQDIRNEPTLVKIPVVIYSGYFDISKINLLRNKGANRFLQKPSSFNELQTLLEQSILSIINPIESESFVIK, from the coding sequence GTGATCAATAATAATCTAACCGTATTTTTAGCAGACGATGATCAAGATGATCGATCATTATTTTTGGAGGCTCTTGTTGGATTACCATTTAAGACCAAAATAAAAATATTTGATAATGGTGTCGATTTAATGGCAGATTTATTGGATCCGAATTCAAGTTTACCAGATATATTATTTCTGGATTTATATATGCCCTTAATGACTGGAGAAGAATGCCTCCAAGACATTCGCAATGAGCCTACATTGGTTAAAATTCCCGTTGTTATTTACTCTGGTTATTTTGATATAAGTAAAATTAATTTACTCAGAAATAAAGGGGCAAATAGATTTTTGCAGAAACCGTCATCATTTAATGAACTTCAAACATTACTTGAGCAAAGTATATTATCCATAATAAACCCTATAGAAAGTGAGTCTTTTGTTATAAAGTAA
- a CDS encoding cytochrome b/b6 domain-containing protein translates to MEKTRYSKIYRIIHWAIAVLFLLLLITIFLRLTWMNKFNMAAIIQDYLSSTDQVLSQDQLIALSKKIRQPMWDWHIYIGYVLTGLFSLRFSLPLFGHMKFQNPFSKNQSIKERFQKWTYIVFYLCVVISLITGLIIEFGPKELKKPMEEIHILGIYYLIGFIIIHLSGVLIAEFTNQKGIISRIVSGSKKEN, encoded by the coding sequence ATGGAAAAAACAAGGTATTCCAAAATATATCGAATAATTCACTGGGCAATAGCTGTTTTATTCCTACTACTGCTAATTACCATTTTTTTGCGATTAACCTGGATGAATAAGTTTAATATGGCAGCTATCATTCAAGATTATTTGAGTAGTACAGATCAGGTTTTATCTCAAGATCAACTTATAGCTTTATCGAAAAAGATTAGGCAGCCCATGTGGGACTGGCATATTTACATTGGTTATGTATTAACTGGATTATTTAGCTTGCGTTTTTCACTTCCACTTTTTGGACATATGAAATTTCAAAATCCATTTAGCAAGAATCAAAGTATAAAGGAGAGATTTCAAAAATGGACCTATATCGTTTTTTATTTATGTGTTGTTATTTCGTTAATTACTGGACTTATAATAGAATTTGGCCCAAAGGAATTAAAGAAGCCAATGGAAGAGATTCATATACTTGGGATTTATTACTTGATTGGATTTATCATAATCCATCTTAGTGGTGTCCTTATAGCAGAGTTTACAAATCAAAAAGGAATTATTTCAAGAATTGTTAGCGGTTCTAAAAAGGAAAATTAA
- a CDS encoding catalase codes for MTTENNKSAKISQLEQHMVDGNDQRLTTRQGVRVNDTNNSLKSGTRGSSLLEDFILREKITSFDHERIPERIVHARGSGAHGYFELKESIEQFSKAGIFTDTKRRTPVFVRFSTVAGSKGSTDLARDVRGFAVKFYTQEGTWDLVGNNMPIFFIQDAMKFPDLVHSVKPEPNKEIPQAASAHDTFYDFVSLATETLHNHIWVMSDRAIPRSLRMMEGFGIHTFRLINEEGVSHFVKFHWKPLLGVHSITWDEAVKISGADSDFHRKDLWDAIEAGEFPQWELGVQIIPEADEHKYDFDLLDPTKLIPEEMVPVKIIGKMTLNRNPENFFAETEQVAFLPGNIVPGIDFTNDPLLQGRLFSYRDTQLSRLGSPNFHQIPINQPLVNAHNNQRDGHMQMNIPKGQTAYFPNTLGGGCPYLSQISEGGFSSYEERIDAKKIRTRSKSFSDHFSQPALFYRSLSKWEQDHIADAYSFELGKCTHNHIKERMLWLIEQIDDELAQTVSKNIGLVIPKNIDQPINQAIGADSNVDDFQPGPKINYLEKSPALSQANTKFESIATRQIAVLVADGFSSRDFNKMKAALSKGKAIVKLIAPTGGVVTSDSNDEHEVNAAISTTESVLYDAVYIPGGEASIKKLLRHSKYIKFINEALKHCKAIAIDNEAGQLLEQTYGKDFKNDPAVLINGDPQKFISAIAKHRNWERMEKATHIPV; via the coding sequence ATGACCACTGAAAATAATAAGTCCGCAAAAATCAGTCAATTAGAGCAACATATGGTTGATGGAAACGATCAGCGATTAACCACTCGTCAAGGTGTTCGAGTAAATGATACCAATAATTCCTTAAAATCTGGCACTAGAGGTTCCAGTTTGTTAGAGGATTTTATTTTAAGGGAGAAAATAACCAGTTTTGATCACGAAAGAATTCCAGAGCGAATAGTCCATGCTAGAGGAAGTGGCGCCCATGGTTATTTTGAACTTAAAGAAAGTATAGAGCAGTTTTCAAAAGCAGGAATCTTTACCGATACCAAGCGAAGAACACCTGTTTTCGTACGATTTTCAACTGTAGCGGGCTCCAAAGGATCTACGGATCTAGCCAGGGATGTTAGAGGTTTTGCTGTGAAATTTTATACACAAGAAGGCACTTGGGATCTAGTGGGCAATAATATGCCCATATTCTTTATCCAGGATGCAATGAAATTCCCAGATTTGGTGCATTCGGTAAAACCAGAACCAAATAAAGAAATCCCACAAGCTGCATCTGCCCACGATACATTTTACGATTTTGTAAGCCTTGCTACCGAAACCCTCCATAACCATATATGGGTTATGAGCGATAGGGCTATCCCTCGAAGTTTACGAATGATGGAAGGCTTTGGAATACATACTTTTAGACTAATCAACGAAGAAGGTGTATCCCATTTCGTTAAATTTCATTGGAAACCACTTTTGGGAGTACATTCCATTACGTGGGATGAAGCTGTAAAGATTAGTGGAGCTGATTCCGATTTTCACCGAAAAGATCTGTGGGACGCTATAGAGGCTGGCGAGTTTCCCCAATGGGAGCTTGGGGTCCAAATTATTCCTGAAGCAGATGAGCATAAGTACGATTTTGATCTTTTGGATCCCACAAAACTTATCCCCGAAGAAATGGTGCCTGTTAAAATAATAGGTAAAATGACTTTAAACCGAAATCCGGAGAATTTTTTCGCTGAAACGGAACAAGTGGCATTTTTACCAGGAAATATTGTCCCCGGAATAGATTTTACGAATGACCCCTTGTTACAAGGCCGATTATTCTCTTATCGCGATACACAACTATCGCGGTTGGGCTCTCCCAACTTCCATCAAATTCCCATTAATCAACCATTAGTGAATGCCCATAACAATCAACGTGACGGGCATATGCAAATGAATATTCCAAAGGGCCAGACTGCTTATTTCCCAAACACCTTAGGTGGTGGTTGTCCTTACCTCTCCCAGATTTCCGAAGGTGGATTTTCATCCTATGAAGAGCGAATTGATGCCAAAAAAATTAGAACTAGAAGCAAAAGTTTTAGCGACCATTTTTCACAACCTGCTCTTTTTTATCGCAGTTTATCTAAATGGGAGCAAGATCATATAGCAGATGCCTATTCATTTGAATTGGGGAAATGCACACACAACCATATAAAGGAACGAATGCTATGGCTTATAGAACAAATTGATGACGAATTGGCTCAAACTGTTTCTAAAAATATTGGTCTGGTAATACCCAAAAATATAGACCAACCTATCAATCAAGCTATTGGTGCTGATAGTAATGTGGACGATTTTCAGCCGGGGCCCAAAATTAATTACTTAGAAAAATCCCCAGCCTTGAGTCAGGCAAATACAAAATTTGAAAGTATCGCAACACGACAAATTGCCGTGTTGGTTGCGGATGGCTTTAGTAGCAGAGATTTCAACAAAATGAAAGCAGCATTAAGTAAAGGAAAGGCAATCGTAAAACTGATTGCTCCCACGGGAGGAGTCGTTACTAGCGATTCCAACGACGAACATGAGGTTAATGCAGCCATAAGCACCACGGAAAGTGTCTTATATGATGCCGTATATATTCCAGGAGGAGAGGCCTCAATAAAAAAACTTCTACGACATTCTAAATATATCAAGTTTATTAACGAAGCGCTTAAGCACTGTAAGGCCATAGCTATTGATAATGAAGCAGGTCAACTTTTGGAACAGACCTATGGGAAAGATTTTAAAAATGATCCGGCAGTTTTAATTAATGGCGATCCACAGAAGTTTATAAGTGCAATCGCGAAGCACCGTAATTGGGAAAGAATGGAAAAAGCAACCCATATCCCAGTTTAA
- a CDS encoding phospholipase D-like domain-containing protein — MVVKSLFLALILTFLSSCSSDSGLTENSSDDKEELPSDKPEKNEDGTLHIEKAFFINSDNVRNKTSDPKFLNQMIKLTENSPIGSSIFLSVYGFDYEPLMDALLEANKRGVEVRALIDSSTVNQRESNQLAYSKLGKLKKPSETIGVNNNLRNGASAINHEKYMIFSKVELEDGIAENVVFASSHNFAFGESKKVQDGLLITNKNLYNSFKNNWHKVAALAHDRQGMRNYEHTVEEVGDGLTVRFFPRRKDGFWDGGDDIIDVLNELDEGNYSRTTIRVMMAFWEKERNDIIRKLTEISKRGGTVEVIARNTYSAEVNDELKNLKDSGGYVNLLDGSKQLVHSKCMIIKGTIGGIEQEIILSGSQNYTDGGLKYANEFIIESRNKRYFDDYMQYFDQLKKM, encoded by the coding sequence ATGGTTGTAAAAAGTTTATTCCTTGCTCTAATTCTGACTTTTTTGTCTTCTTGCAGCAGTGATAGTGGTCTAACTGAAAATTCCTCCGATGACAAGGAGGAATTACCTTCAGACAAACCAGAAAAAAATGAAGATGGGACTTTGCATATTGAGAAAGCATTTTTTATTAATTCAGATAATGTCAGGAATAAAACAAGTGACCCCAAGTTCTTAAATCAAATGATTAAGTTAACGGAGAATTCCCCAATAGGTTCTTCCATTTTCTTAAGCGTATATGGTTTTGATTATGAGCCTCTTATGGATGCGTTGTTAGAAGCTAACAAGAGGGGGGTTGAGGTGCGTGCCTTGATTGACTCCAGTACTGTTAATCAAAGAGAGTCTAACCAATTGGCCTATTCTAAATTAGGAAAGTTAAAGAAACCCTCAGAAACAATCGGAGTTAATAATAACTTAAGAAACGGTGCATCAGCTATCAATCATGAAAAATACATGATATTCTCTAAAGTTGAATTGGAAGATGGAATTGCTGAAAATGTGGTTTTCGCTTCATCTCATAATTTTGCTTTTGGGGAAAGTAAAAAAGTACAAGATGGGCTTCTTATAACCAATAAAAACTTATATAACTCCTTTAAAAATAATTGGCATAAGGTTGCTGCGTTAGCCCATGATCGCCAAGGCATGAGAAACTATGAACACACAGTAGAAGAAGTCGGTGACGGTCTTACTGTTCGTTTTTTCCCTAGAAGGAAGGATGGTTTTTGGGATGGTGGAGATGATATAATTGACGTATTAAATGAACTTGATGAGGGAAATTATTCGAGGACTACTATTCGTGTGATGATGGCTTTTTGGGAAAAAGAACGAAACGATATAATTCGAAAATTAACCGAAATATCCAAAAGAGGCGGTACCGTAGAGGTCATTGCTAGGAATACGTATAGTGCCGAAGTTAATGATGAGTTAAAAAACTTAAAAGATTCAGGCGGATACGTGAACTTATTGGATGGGTCAAAACAATTGGTACATTCAAAATGTATGATAATTAAAGGAACCATAGGAGGTATAGAACAAGAGATTATATTGTCCGGTAGTCAGAATTACACTGATGGAGGACTTAAATATGCCAATGAATTTATTATAGAATCACGAAATAAAAGATATTTTGATGATTATATGCAGTATTTTGACCAATTAAAAAAGATGTAA
- a CDS encoding MgtC/SapB family protein, protein MLETSTYEEVIQFSIKIALAMISGLCIGLEREFKGKHAGLKTNTLVAIGAAVFILISLRYQGEENVDITRVLSQVIIGVGFLGGGVILQKENKIKGLTTAATVWCSASAGCLAAAGMFAELAILTVLVILINVVFGYIDSKIEPVNKD, encoded by the coding sequence ATGTTAGAAACAAGCACATATGAGGAAGTGATACAATTCAGTATTAAAATTGCATTGGCCATGATTTCGGGATTGTGCATAGGTTTGGAACGAGAATTTAAAGGGAAACATGCAGGGTTAAAAACAAACACCTTGGTGGCTATAGGTGCAGCAGTATTTATTTTAATTTCGCTTAGGTATCAGGGTGAGGAAAATGTTGATATTACGAGGGTACTAAGTCAGGTAATCATTGGTGTTGGATTTTTAGGAGGGGGAGTAATCCTCCAAAAGGAGAATAAAATTAAAGGGCTTACTACAGCGGCTACAGTATGGTGCAGTGCTAGTGCAGGTTGCCTTGCAGCCGCAGGAATGTTTGCAGAATTGGCCATATTAACAGTTTTGGTAATACTAATCAATGTTGTTTTTGGTTACATCGACTCCAAAATAGAGCCCGTAAATAAAGATTGA
- a CDS encoding VIT family protein yields MSDFEDDYLDNHYIHRSNWLRAAVLGANDGILSTASLAIGVAAASNFREPVILATVAGLVAGALSMAAGEYVSVSSQTDIEKSDIEREKQELEEMPEIELLRLAEIYEKRGLKKETALTVAKELTEKDALAAHIKDELGINEMSQAKPIQAAFASGAAFTVGGILPLLVVLFLPLNHMEYYLYGSAIVFLIILGALAAKTGGSSIGKAIIRITFWGTVAMGLTALVGYVFGVNLT; encoded by the coding sequence ATGTCAGATTTTGAAGATGATTATTTAGACAATCACTATATACACCGCAGTAATTGGTTGAGAGCAGCTGTGCTTGGTGCAAATGATGGGATTCTATCAACAGCCAGTCTGGCCATAGGAGTTGCCGCTGCTAGTAATTTTAGAGAGCCCGTTATATTGGCAACGGTAGCTGGATTAGTTGCTGGTGCTCTATCCATGGCAGCAGGAGAATATGTTTCTGTGAGCTCTCAAACAGATATTGAAAAATCAGACATTGAGAGAGAAAAGCAAGAACTAGAGGAAATGCCCGAAATTGAATTACTACGCTTAGCTGAGATATATGAAAAAAGAGGGTTAAAAAAGGAGACCGCATTAACCGTTGCGAAAGAACTAACGGAAAAGGATGCATTAGCGGCTCACATTAAGGATGAGTTAGGTATTAATGAAATGAGTCAAGCCAAACCAATCCAAGCTGCTTTTGCCTCTGGAGCAGCCTTTACAGTTGGAGGCATACTTCCATTATTGGTAGTGCTATTTCTACCCTTAAATCATATGGAATATTATCTCTATGGCTCTGCTATTGTATTCCTAATTATTTTAGGAGCTCTAGCCGCAAAAACAGGAGGTTCTAGTATTGGAAAAGCAATAATTAGAATCACTTTTTGGGGAACAGTCGCAATGGGATTGACAGCATTGGTGGGATATGTATTTGGGGTTAACTTAACTTAA
- a CDS encoding CsbD family protein: protein MNKDQLEGKWKQVKGQFKQKYGDLTDNDLTYTEGKFDEMMGRLQEKTGKRREELEEEIDNWSR from the coding sequence ATGAACAAGGATCAATTAGAAGGAAAATGGAAACAAGTAAAAGGTCAATTCAAACAGAAATATGGAGACCTTACAGACAACGACCTTACCTATACTGAAGGTAAATTTGATGAAATGATGGGTCGTCTACAGGAAAAGACTGGTAAGCGAAGAGAAGAATTGGAAGAAGAAATTGACAATTGGAGTCGCTAA
- a CDS encoding endonuclease/exonuclease/phosphatase family protein, translating to MKKITVSTFFMILLLSTAFVSCNSGKGMKENSDEENLESSEEQNIIRFLSYNIHHCNPPGTKDVINLDAIVNTISAQKPDIVALQEVDVDTKRSGEGNQAEMIAKKLNMNYFFAKAINYDGGGYGVAILSKFPLLETKVHELPTKGNEEDRVLATATIEIAPDTHILFGNTHLNSSKSSENRMLQMKEIVTISNKAKDMDIVIAGDFNATPDSDVMKISDATFTNTCENCKPTFPATKPTKIIDYIVYKANKSNMSVEKVDVINDGYSSDHRPVLADIKFSN from the coding sequence ATGAAGAAAATTACGGTTTCAACTTTTTTTATGATTCTACTATTGTCAACTGCATTCGTAAGTTGCAATTCTGGAAAGGGCATGAAAGAAAACAGTGATGAAGAGAATTTAGAAAGTTCAGAGGAACAAAATATCATTCGTTTTTTATCCTACAACATTCATCATTGTAATCCTCCAGGGACGAAAGATGTCATAAACTTGGATGCCATTGTGAATACTATCTCAGCACAAAAACCAGATATTGTAGCCCTACAGGAGGTAGATGTAGATACAAAACGATCTGGAGAAGGAAATCAGGCAGAAATGATAGCAAAAAAATTGAATATGAATTACTTCTTTGCCAAAGCAATAAATTACGATGGTGGGGGATACGGCGTAGCGATTCTATCCAAGTTCCCGTTGTTGGAAACAAAGGTTCATGAGTTGCCTACTAAGGGGAATGAAGAGGATCGGGTATTGGCCACCGCTACAATCGAAATTGCTCCAGACACCCATATTTTATTTGGAAATACTCATTTAAATTCATCGAAATCATCAGAAAACAGAATGCTTCAGATGAAGGAAATAGTTACTATATCCAATAAAGCAAAAGATATGGATATAGTAATAGCTGGGGATTTTAATGCTACTCCTGATTCTGATGTAATGAAGATTTCTGACGCCACCTTTACCAATACATGTGAAAACTGTAAACCTACCTTTCCCGCTACAAAACCAACTAAAATTATAGACTATATTGTTTACAAAGCCAATAAAAGCAACATGTCTGTAGAAAAAGTGGACGTAATTAATGACGGCTATTCCTCGGATCATAGACCTGTCTTAGCGGACATAAAATTCTCTAATTAG